One genomic segment of Candidatus Babeliales bacterium includes these proteins:
- a CDS encoding trypsin-like peptidase domain-containing protein has protein sequence MKVLDGILSLSMIVLCCIIGYFFHTTYVHFAHIEKSINSLQETINAQDGLVKNPENSTTNSLNDACKTAASSQLWLKLQKGVQNTVVQLMVTNAEQNVLQPYKVPQPGQCSGSGFIMSEEGEIITNAHVVNGATSIMVQMPAFGKHQFEVDFVGIMPEKDFALVKLRPDDIELIKTTLGKVPCLALGDSDNVMRSQEIIALGYPLGQQSLKSTTGVISGRESGMIQMSAPINPGSSGGPSLDCFGHVIGINTAGIVTAQNVGYIIPIKDVKIFLKDLRAGGLVRKPYIGVYQSMATEDLLKALGNPLPGGTYIVDVLTDSPLYGQLKPGDMIYEINGVPVDLYGEMVVPWSEDKVSTAEYVARLPVGHKVSLVVYRKGTKKNFSCTLDRKKLIPIRQVFTAYEELPYEAFGGYVVMPLILNHLPHLLPVMPTLAKYGEDKMQGESVLVVTHVMPDSPAHRARLRIVGSVLKKVNGQDVKTLQDLRNALLKSGDIITIETTDNLLIALSKEKVLKAERNLSQTFGYPVTSGMEQLMKKEEEKAKK, from the coding sequence ATGAAGGTGTTAGATGGTATTTTAAGTCTTAGCATGATCGTGCTGTGTTGTATCATTGGATATTTTTTCCATACAACATACGTACATTTTGCCCATATTGAAAAGTCGATCAATTCGCTTCAAGAAACAATCAATGCTCAAGATGGTTTGGTAAAAAATCCAGAAAATTCAACTACAAATTCTTTAAATGATGCATGTAAAACTGCAGCTTCTTCTCAGCTGTGGTTAAAGCTTCAAAAAGGTGTACAAAACACTGTTGTTCAGCTTATGGTGACCAATGCTGAGCAGAACGTATTGCAACCGTATAAAGTTCCTCAGCCGGGTCAATGCAGCGGATCTGGGTTTATAATGAGTGAAGAGGGTGAAATTATTACCAATGCACATGTGGTCAACGGTGCAACGTCTATCATGGTGCAAATGCCTGCGTTTGGAAAACATCAATTCGAAGTAGATTTTGTTGGAATCATGCCTGAAAAAGATTTTGCTCTCGTAAAATTACGACCGGATGACATAGAATTAATTAAAACCACTCTAGGGAAAGTGCCTTGTTTGGCGTTGGGCGATTCTGATAATGTCATGCGTTCTCAAGAAATTATAGCACTTGGATATCCGTTAGGTCAGCAATCACTTAAAAGTACAACAGGGGTGATAAGTGGTCGTGAATCTGGAATGATTCAAATGAGTGCTCCTATCAACCCTGGAAGCTCTGGTGGTCCATCACTTGATTGCTTTGGGCATGTGATAGGGATTAACACTGCTGGTATCGTTACGGCGCAAAACGTTGGGTACATTATTCCTATTAAGGACGTCAAAATTTTCTTAAAAGACTTACGAGCAGGCGGGTTAGTCCGCAAACCATACATTGGCGTGTATCAATCTATGGCTACAGAGGATTTGTTAAAAGCTTTAGGAAATCCACTTCCTGGTGGTACGTACATTGTTGATGTGTTAACGGATAGTCCTTTGTATGGACAACTCAAGCCTGGCGATATGATCTATGAAATTAATGGTGTACCGGTTGATTTGTATGGTGAGATGGTTGTGCCGTGGAGTGAAGATAAGGTTTCAACAGCAGAGTATGTTGCTCGTCTGCCGGTTGGCCATAAAGTTTCTCTGGTTGTGTATCGCAAAGGTACAAAAAAGAATTTTTCATGCACACTTGATCGCAAAAAATTAATACCGATTCGACAAGTGTTTACAGCGTATGAAGAGTTGCCCTATGAAGCTTTTGGTGGCTATGTGGTTATGCCGTTGATTTTAAATCATTTGCCTCATTTACTTCCGGTGATGCCAACGCTTGCAAAATACGGTGAAGATAAAATGCAGGGCGAATCTGTTTTAGTGGTGACGCACGTGATGCCTGATTCTCCAGCACATCGAGCACGACTGCGCATTGTTGGTTCAGTGCTGAAAAAAGTAAACGGTCAAGATGTTAAAACTTTGCAAGATCTCAGAAATGCATTATTGAAATCTGGCGATATAATTACGATTGAAACAACTGATAATCTTTTAATTGCTTTGTCAAAAGAGAAAGTATTAAAAGCTGAACGTAATCTTTCGCAAACGTTTGGTTACCCTGTGACATCAGGCATGGAGCAGTTAATGAAAAAGGAAGAAGAGAAGGCTAAAAAATAA
- a CDS encoding glycine--tRNA ligase — protein sequence MKTFTNRLLMLRYENTIYVVFKGKIDMSHSPVTLEKPVTLEKIVSLCKRKGFVFPAADIYGGINGIYDFGHLGYLMKENIKNAWKKSIQNELGDIFFLDGSLIGPQAMWIASGHVENFHDPMIDCMNCKKRFRTDDDQIDTNKPCPSCGIKSWTDIRDFNLMFQTQLGALQDDSAKAYLRPETAQTIFVQFKNVLTTNRAKIPFGIAQIGKSFRNEITPKQFLFRMREFEQMELEWFCKDATSMETFEFWVEKRKAFYSSIGLDMNKIRMYQHPIEKLSHYSKCTIDVEYEFPFGFKELEGIAHRGTFDLTQHSKHSGKDLAIFDQETGLSEIPTVVETSVGVDRLFLTLLFDAYTEDEMDGETRVLLKLHPTIAPIKAAVLPLTKKISENAEPLYKTLKKQFTNIDFDDSGSIGKRYRRQDEIGTPICFTFDFQSLEDNMVTVRHRDSGKQERIAIDQAAQYLENILKPS from the coding sequence TTGAAAACATTTACAAATCGGTTGCTCATGCTACGATATGAAAATACGATCTACGTAGTATTTAAAGGTAAAATAGATATGTCACATTCTCCTGTCACTCTTGAAAAACCAGTTACTCTTGAAAAGATTGTCTCTTTGTGCAAAAGAAAAGGCTTTGTATTCCCCGCAGCTGATATTTATGGCGGGATCAATGGTATCTATGATTTTGGACACCTTGGGTACTTGATGAAAGAAAACATCAAAAATGCCTGGAAAAAATCTATTCAAAATGAACTTGGTGACATATTTTTCTTAGATGGTTCACTCATTGGACCACAAGCAATGTGGATCGCTTCAGGTCACGTAGAAAACTTTCATGATCCAATGATTGACTGCATGAATTGTAAAAAAAGATTTCGTACCGACGATGATCAAATCGATACCAACAAACCGTGTCCTTCATGTGGAATAAAATCCTGGACTGACATTCGAGATTTCAATTTAATGTTTCAAACTCAGCTTGGCGCTCTGCAAGACGACAGCGCAAAAGCTTACCTACGACCTGAAACAGCACAGACTATATTTGTACAATTTAAAAATGTTTTAACAACCAATCGCGCTAAAATACCTTTTGGTATTGCTCAAATCGGTAAATCATTCCGAAATGAAATTACTCCAAAGCAGTTTCTATTCCGTATGAGAGAATTTGAACAAATGGAACTTGAATGGTTCTGCAAAGACGCAACCAGCATGGAAACGTTTGAATTTTGGGTTGAAAAACGCAAAGCTTTTTACAGCTCAATCGGTCTAGATATGAACAAAATAAGAATGTATCAACACCCTATAGAAAAACTTTCTCATTACAGCAAATGTACCATTGACGTTGAATATGAATTTCCTTTTGGATTTAAAGAACTTGAAGGGATTGCTCATCGTGGCACCTTTGATTTAACACAACACTCCAAACACTCAGGTAAAGATTTAGCAATCTTTGATCAAGAAACTGGGCTAAGCGAAATTCCAACAGTGGTTGAAACATCTGTAGGCGTTGACCGATTATTTTTAACTTTGCTTTTTGATGCGTACACCGAAGATGAGATGGATGGAGAAACTCGAGTTCTTTTAAAATTGCATCCAACAATAGCTCCTATCAAAGCTGCAGTTTTGCCACTCACTAAAAAAATATCTGAAAACGCAGAGCCGCTGTATAAAACTTTGAAAAAACAGTTCACCAATATTGATTTTGACGATAGTGGTTCTATTGGAAAAAGGTATCGTCGTCAAGATGAAATCGGAACACCAATTTGTTTCACATTCGACTTCCAAAGTCTTGAAGACAACATGGTTACCGTGCGGCACAGAGATAGCGGAAAACAAGAACGCATAGCAATAGACCAAGCTGCCCAGTATCTTGAAAATATATTAAAACCATCTTGA
- a CDS encoding potassium transporter TrkG: MIATKGRYFLKYYPQHMILLSLIISIGLGTLLLALPISRVESVPLIDLFFTSASLTTVTGLMTVPIEHFTNFGHVVMLCLMQLGGLGLMTLSLVFIYTFSNLGIYTQVIASEVLSLKSFKDTKHTLFFIIKLTAITELLGAIIIFPTMYQTYPFKKAVFLSVFHSVASFCNAGFSLFPDKMLEYNHNPLMIFTTMILMIIGGLGFVTWHELSKKFISRNSSPVYISWHTKLVLRMYLFTSVTISILFWMIERNHTLAHMPFFQKLYVVMFTGIAMKSTGFALISFTTVHLATLVLSMVSMFIGSAPLSTGSGIKTSVFAIYLGVIKAAVQGKRHALLYGRHIVDDQVYKAMAIIALSLSWIVIITFCLLITEPKWEFIDILFGTVAAFSNNGTFIGAIELLTSLGKCFIILSMIIGRIGALALILSMKRISEQREISYPKEHVILG, encoded by the coding sequence ATGATAGCGACCAAAGGCAGATATTTTCTGAAATATTATCCACAACATATGATTCTTTTATCACTCATTATCTCGATAGGACTGGGAACGCTACTGCTCGCACTGCCAATATCGCGCGTAGAGTCTGTTCCACTTATCGATTTATTTTTCACCTCTGCGTCACTGACTACAGTGACAGGACTTATGACCGTTCCGATAGAACATTTTACCAATTTTGGACATGTTGTAATGCTCTGTCTGATGCAGCTAGGTGGCCTAGGGCTCATGACATTGAGCCTTGTTTTTATCTACACCTTTAGCAATTTGGGGATTTATACCCAAGTAATTGCAAGTGAAGTTTTATCACTAAAAAGTTTTAAAGATACAAAGCATACGCTGTTTTTCATCATAAAACTTACTGCAATAACTGAACTTTTAGGCGCAATCATTATATTTCCAACGATGTATCAAACCTATCCTTTCAAAAAAGCCGTCTTTCTTTCTGTTTTTCATTCGGTTGCATCGTTTTGTAACGCAGGGTTTAGTTTATTTCCTGATAAAATGCTGGAATATAACCACAATCCACTCATGATTTTTACCACGATGATTTTAATGATTATTGGTGGTCTCGGATTTGTAACGTGGCATGAACTAAGCAAAAAATTTATTTCACGCAACTCATCACCAGTATACATTAGCTGGCATACGAAATTAGTACTGCGCATGTATCTTTTTACCAGCGTTACGATATCAATTCTTTTCTGGATGATTGAAAGAAATCATACTCTCGCTCATATGCCATTTTTCCAAAAGTTGTACGTCGTCATGTTTACGGGTATAGCTATGAAAAGTACTGGATTTGCCCTCATTTCGTTTACCACGGTACACCTAGCTACTTTAGTTTTATCCATGGTTTCAATGTTTATCGGATCAGCGCCACTGTCTACAGGAAGTGGTATTAAAACAAGTGTCTTTGCTATTTATCTTGGAGTCATCAAAGCTGCAGTTCAAGGAAAAAGACATGCACTACTTTATGGACGTCATATCGTTGATGATCAGGTGTATAAAGCTATGGCCATTATCGCACTTAGTTTATCTTGGATTGTCATCATCACCTTTTGCCTGCTGATCACAGAGCCAAAGTGGGAATTTATCGATATTTTATTTGGAACTGTTGCAGCATTTTCTAACAACGGTACTTTTATTGGAGCAATTGAACTCCTGACTTCTCTTGGAAAATGCTTTATAATTCTTTCTATGATTATTGGTAGAATTGGTGCGCTTGCACTCATCTTAAGCATGAAACGTATTAGCGAACAGCGAGAAATTTCGTATCCAAAAGAACATGTTATTTTAGGGTAA
- a CDS encoding TrkA family potassium uptake protein: protein MKFCIIGLGRFGQQLARSLAEHEAEVLAIDADEHEIAAVQNYVTQAICTEIVDAASLEAIGIEEIDIVVIAIGENIAQSILIAAIIKKRFKHIKVVARATSQTQEEILNLLKVDQVIRPEEEAAIDLADTLSSPFHNLARLSKTFSVGLIQVPEHFISKTVKDFDLYNSYRLNCIAVKRDTEFVSINENYTLLDYDELVVSGRNEDIVAFDKEK, encoded by the coding sequence ATGAAATTTTGTATTATTGGACTTGGAAGATTTGGACAACAGCTTGCTCGCAGTCTAGCAGAGCATGAAGCTGAAGTTCTTGCAATCGATGCTGACGAACATGAAATTGCTGCGGTACAAAACTATGTCACGCAGGCTATTTGTACTGAAATTGTAGATGCTGCTTCACTTGAAGCTATTGGCATTGAAGAAATTGACATTGTCGTTATTGCAATCGGTGAAAACATTGCTCAATCAATTTTAATTGCTGCAATCATCAAAAAAAGATTCAAACATATTAAAGTGGTAGCTCGGGCAACCTCTCAAACTCAAGAAGAAATCTTAAATCTTTTAAAAGTTGATCAAGTTATCAGACCAGAAGAAGAAGCTGCTATCGACTTAGCTGATACTTTAAGCTCTCCTTTCCACAACCTTGCTCGACTCAGCAAAACGTTTTCTGTTGGCTTAATTCAAGTACCAGAACATTTCATAAGCAAAACAGTAAAAGATTTTGATTTGTACAACTCGTACCGACTGAACTGCATTGCGGTAAAACGCGATACAGAATTTGTATCAATCAATGAAAATTATACACTTCTTGATTATGATGAATTGGTCGTTTCTGGAAGAAATGAAGATATCGTTGCTTTTGATAAAGAAAAATGA